From one Bradyrhizobium sp. Ash2021 genomic stretch:
- a CDS encoding NADP-dependent oxidoreductase, translated as MKAIVVTDQAAGTAGMKLAERPEPKAAINDVVVQVHASGFTWDELTWPPTWTDRLDRDRTPSIPGHELAGVVTSLGYGTTGLSVGQRVFGLTDWTRDGTLAEYVAVEARNLAPLPGDVDFTVGASLPMPGLTAWQGLFEHGRLRAGQSVLAHGAAGAVGSMVTQLAREARAYVIGTGRAADRQAALDFGAQEFVDLENDALKDVGTVDLVFDVFGGDIGKRSAALIRAGGTLVTIAGPAEARPANGLAVDFVVESDRAQLSEIVQRVRDGRLRTNIGNVSALDEAVAAFNRTERRKGKTIIRVRPCDTRPSMQHEDK; from the coding sequence ATGAAGGCGATCGTGGTAACGGACCAGGCTGCGGGAACGGCCGGGATGAAGCTGGCGGAGCGGCCCGAGCCGAAGGCAGCGATAAACGACGTCGTCGTTCAGGTTCATGCGTCGGGATTCACCTGGGATGAGCTGACGTGGCCCCCGACCTGGACCGATCGCCTCGATCGTGACCGAACACCGTCGATCCCTGGGCACGAACTGGCCGGAGTCGTCACCTCGCTCGGCTATGGCACGACGGGGCTGTCGGTCGGACAGCGTGTGTTCGGCCTCACGGACTGGACTCGTGACGGCACCCTGGCCGAGTATGTAGCAGTCGAGGCGCGCAACCTCGCGCCGCTGCCTGGCGACGTCGACTTCACGGTCGGCGCGAGCCTGCCGATGCCAGGCCTGACCGCTTGGCAGGGACTGTTCGAACACGGCCGTCTCCGGGCCGGGCAGAGTGTACTCGCGCACGGCGCGGCCGGCGCAGTCGGTTCGATGGTAACCCAGCTCGCACGTGAGGCCCGCGCCTACGTCATCGGCACCGGACGCGCCGCCGACCGTCAGGCGGCGCTCGACTTCGGCGCGCAAGAGTTCGTTGACCTCGAGAACGACGCCCTGAAAGACGTCGGCACAGTCGATCTGGTTTTCGATGTCTTCGGCGGCGACATCGGGAAGCGGTCCGCAGCCCTGATTCGAGCCGGAGGAACGCTGGTGACCATCGCCGGCCCGGCCGAGGCACGGCCCGCCAACGGCTTGGCGGTCGATTTCGTCGTCGAGTCCGATCGTGCCCAACTGAGTGAGATCGTCCAGCGGGTGCGGGACGGACGACTGCGGACGAACATCGGCAACGTTTCGGCCCTCGACGAGGCCGTCGCCGCCTTCAACCGGACCGAGCGACGCAAGGGGAAGACGATCATCCGCGTTCGTCCATGCGACACGCGCCCATCGATGCAACATGAAGACAAATAA
- a CDS encoding nitroreductase family protein — MTDGITMVNAVIECILSRSSTKYYDPAATLSDDQIRELVRIGTTAPTSFHLQNWRFIAVRTPEAKARLRPIAWDQPAITEAAVTFIVCGRLADSSVVPERLAPLVEAGIMPENMVPEWEIPARDLYMEYPQRQRDEAIRTGTFGAAAMIYAARSLGLGSTPMIGFDAEAVHREFGLAEDEVPVMLLSVGPERPGNWAQKPRRPVADVLDLV, encoded by the coding sequence ATGACCGACGGAATAACCATGGTCAACGCCGTCATCGAATGCATCCTGAGCCGCAGCTCCACCAAGTACTACGACCCTGCCGCCACCTTGAGCGACGACCAAATCCGCGAGTTGGTGCGAATCGGGACCACCGCGCCGACGTCCTTCCACTTGCAGAACTGGCGCTTCATCGCCGTACGCACGCCTGAAGCCAAGGCTCGGTTGCGTCCGATCGCTTGGGATCAGCCCGCGATCACCGAAGCAGCCGTTACCTTCATCGTCTGCGGCCGGTTGGCCGATTCCAGCGTAGTACCAGAGCGTCTGGCACCGCTGGTGGAAGCGGGCATCATGCCGGAAAATATGGTGCCGGAATGGGAAATCCCCGCACGCGATCTGTACATGGAGTACCCGCAGCGCCAGCGCGACGAAGCAATACGCACCGGCACGTTCGGCGCGGCGGCGATGATCTATGCGGCCCGCTCGCTGGGCCTGGGTTCGACGCCGATGATCGGTTTCGACGCCGAAGCGGTGCACCGCGAGTTCGGACTGGCCGAGGACGAAGTGCCGGTCATGCTGTTGTCCGTGGGGCCGGAGCGTCCGGGAAACTGGGCGCAGAAGCCGCGCCGTCCGGTCGCCGATGTGCTGGATCTCGTATGA
- a CDS encoding cytochrome c family protein, which yields MKGAGKIGAFIAVLVVAVASANRGYAQDAEHGKTIFKACATCHATDHANRVGPGLGEIIGRKAGTVPGFSYSNAMKKSDIVWDTKMLDAYLESPQQVVPGNGMPCAGLKNPTDRTDLVAYLATLK from the coding sequence ATGAAAGGTGCCGGAAAGATCGGCGCGTTTATCGCGGTGCTCGTAGTTGCGGTAGCAAGCGCGAATCGCGGCTACGCACAGGACGCCGAGCACGGAAAAACCATTTTCAAAGCTTGCGCAACATGCCATGCGACGGATCATGCCAATCGCGTCGGGCCGGGCCTGGGGGAAATCATCGGCAGGAAGGCGGGTACCGTTCCCGGCTTCAGCTATAGTAACGCGATGAAGAAGTCCGACATTGTCTGGGATACGAAGATGCTCGATGCGTATCTGGAATCGCCACAGCAGGTGGTTCCCGGAAACGGGATGCCCTGCGCAGGGCTGAAGAACCCGACGGACCGGACGGACCTCGTTGCCTATCTTGCTACGTTGAAGTAA
- a CDS encoding DUF2171 domain-containing protein: MTTDKITQNMEVIAADGVHVGTVDGVANGRIRLAKRDSGEGQHKGHTHFIDLGLVADVEGQRVRLSANAAVAVTFEEEPSGKPV; this comes from the coding sequence ATGACCACGGATAAGATCACTCAGAACATGGAAGTGATTGCCGCGGACGGCGTCCACGTCGGCACCGTCGACGGTGTCGCCAACGGGCGCATCAGGCTCGCGAAGCGCGACAGCGGCGAGGGCCAGCACAAGGGCCACACGCATTTCATCGACCTCGGGCTGGTCGCCGACGTCGAGGGGCAGAGGGTTCGCCTCTCCGCAAACGCGGCGGTGGCCGTGACGTTCGAGGAAGAGCCGTCGGGAAAGCCCGTCTGA
- the msrA gene encoding peptide-methionine (S)-S-oxide reductase MsrA: MATITERAILAGGCFWGMQQLVRRLSGVVSTRVGYSGGNVKNATYSNHGTHAEAIEITFDPNQTSFRDLLEFFFQIHDPTTPNQQGNDWGTSYRSAIFYTSEEQRRAAEDTIADVEASGLWPGKVVTELSPAGDFWEAEPEHQDYLERYPNGYTCHFVRPHWKLPRRNAA; encoded by the coding sequence ATGGCAACGATTACAGAACGCGCGATCCTGGCAGGGGGTTGCTTCTGGGGAATGCAGCAACTGGTGCGGCGCCTGTCCGGTGTCGTTTCAACGCGGGTTGGGTACTCTGGCGGCAACGTCAAGAACGCCACGTATAGCAACCACGGCACGCACGCAGAAGCGATCGAGATCACGTTCGACCCGAATCAGACGAGCTTCCGCGACCTGCTGGAGTTCTTCTTCCAGATCCACGACCCGACGACGCCCAACCAGCAGGGAAATGACTGGGGCACAAGCTACAGATCGGCGATTTTCTACACGAGCGAGGAACAACGCCGCGCCGCCGAGGACACCATTGCCGACGTCGAGGCCTCAGGGCTGTGGCCGGGCAAGGTCGTGACCGAGCTCTCGCCCGCTGGCGATTTCTGGGAGGCGGAACCCGAGCACCAGGATTACCTGGAACGCTATCCGAACGGCTACACCTGCCACTTCGTCCGCCCGCATTGGAAGTTGCCGCGAAGGAACGCCGCCTGA
- a CDS encoding DUF3551 domain-containing protein: MPYRSLFPSASSIAALSALAFFANATPASAYEYCRRHVTGFMLGCSFDTMEQCYTTESGIGGYCQRDPFRPPANAFASAPKTLYMSTRGHRAKISSKSK; encoded by the coding sequence ATGCCTTATCGTTCCCTGTTTCCGAGTGCCAGCTCGATTGCGGCGCTGTCAGCGCTCGCTTTCTTCGCGAACGCTACGCCCGCATCCGCTTACGAATATTGCCGCCGTCATGTCACTGGATTCATGCTCGGATGCAGTTTTGACACCATGGAGCAATGTTATACGACGGAATCCGGCATCGGCGGCTATTGCCAGCGCGATCCGTTCCGGCCGCCGGCCAATGCATTCGCATCCGCGCCGAAGACCCTGTACATGAGTACGCGAGGGCATCGCGCGAAGATCTCGAGCAAAAGCAAATAG
- a CDS encoding redoxin domain-containing protein, translating to MDDEVSKGRPVSTPIEASAETLSAFRTLDIRTDQLLSSWLREVGVPDGALKANEPAPDFLLPNANGKLVLSLELRQTAPLIVTFVYGTWSPLCAAGLRALHGATPSIRAAGARAIAITPETGDLPRNFKRDHRLDLEILSDLDLGVSLSFGLVCVVPAEIKSRLLQRGLDLSAPHGFSFWMLPMPATYVLDQRGIIRRACVGPDSITGATTETVLAALSELDGPKPRP from the coding sequence ATGGACGACGAAGTTTCGAAGGGGCGCCCGGTCAGTACGCCGATCGAAGCGTCCGCAGAGACCTTGAGCGCCTTTCGCACGCTGGACATCCGCACCGACCAGCTGCTTTCATCATGGCTGCGAGAGGTGGGCGTTCCTGACGGCGCCCTGAAGGCAAACGAACCTGCCCCCGATTTCCTTCTCCCCAACGCAAATGGAAAGCTCGTTTTATCTTTGGAATTGCGACAAACTGCTCCGTTGATCGTCACCTTCGTTTACGGGACTTGGTCCCCATTGTGCGCAGCTGGACTACGTGCTCTTCACGGGGCCACCCCCAGTATCCGCGCTGCCGGCGCCAGAGCAATTGCCATAACGCCCGAGACTGGAGACTTGCCACGCAATTTCAAACGCGATCACCGACTGGATCTGGAAATCCTCTCCGACCTAGATCTTGGGGTGAGCCTTTCGTTCGGCCTGGTGTGCGTGGTGCCGGCGGAGATAAAGAGCCGTCTTTTGCAGCGCGGCCTTGATCTCTCCGCTCCCCATGGCTTCTCCTTTTGGATGTTGCCAATGCCGGCCACCTATGTCCTCGACCAACGAGGGATCATCCGTCGAGCGTGTGTCGGGCCGGACTCCATCACGGGAGCGACGACCGAAACCGTGCTTGCTGCCCTGTCCGAATTGGATGGGCCCAAGCCTCGCCCTTAG